tctaagTACATGATTCAtgccttgtttttttttttgttttttttttttcaatacgAGAGATAATCTTAACTATAAGGAGAGGAGGGATTTCACACACACTATTAAGATGTTATGAAAGTTTGAATCTGAGACTACTGACATgcaaattaatgaatttttttcactcAACTAAGCCTTTGTCTTTAAATATAGAGAAAAACATAAATCTCAGTTTGTGTAGACCCAAAtaatatatgaatatatattttccttttgtttttcttgggtGATGATCCACACAAAGTTTATAAGGGCCACTCATGTGACGGGGCGCATGGAAGACTTTCTTCTGTACCACAcccaaagaacaaaaatttgaaaataccCCAATTATTAGGGCGATTGAAAGCACGCGCCTTGTGGTAATAGACAGAGAGAGTAAAGGTCGCCAGCACagtcatttatttatttattattattgaataTGTATTTATCGTTTTGGTTGTTGTCGTTGCTAAAGAGAAGGCagttcagtttttttataGTGTGTCCTACGCGGCCTTGTAGACCAACATtcaacattttcaatattCATCCAGTCAATCGACGGTTCACATCAATCCAGGAAGAAGCATCATAGCTTCCTGCTTCCTTCTTCCCACGTGTGTGAATTCAGATTATCTCTTACACTTATAAAAATCCCCCTCAACTCACTCCCTCTCCCCCCCACTGTGACTAAAAATTGCTTTATCATCAACAATACAaatcccatctctctctctctctctctctctctctctctctctctctctcatctgaCTCTCTGAGCGGCCATGGACAACATTGGTGATGAGTACAAACATTACTGGGAAACCAATATGTTCCTCCAAACTCAAGAGCTTGACAggtttatataatattaattatggAGCTTAATTTATCTTAATGTTTTAATAAGCtttcataatttttatatatatctgCTGTTTTTTGCACCAATTTTTGTCATGGCAGCTGGGGATTGGATGAGGCTTTTTCTGGGTACTATGATTCCAGCTCACCAGATGGAGGAGCTTCTTCCATGGCCtccaaaaacattgtgtcTGAAAGGAACAGGAGGAAGAAGCTCAACGAAAGGCTCTTTGCTCTTAGAGCAGTGGTCCCCAAAATAAGCAAGGTTTTGGCCatacaatattatttcctTAATTATTGCTTGCTTCTTTGCTTGCccattataatatatatatatatatatatatatatattatcaaatattaatatatgacccattgttttattttattttattttaattttcaagaagaagaaaaaaaagtgttcatgatgatttgggtttttttttttttttttttaatttggttggTTTGTTGGGTTTGGGGTACAGATGGATAAGGCTTCTATAATCAAAGACGCCATTGACTACATCCAGGAGCTTCATgaacaagaaagaagaattcAGACAGAGATAGGGGAGCTAGAATCTGGGAGATCAAAGAAAAATCTGGGTTCTGAATTTGATCAAGAGCTGCCAGTCTTGTTGAggtcaaagaagaagaaaattgagcAGCTCTATGATTCCGGAGGATCAAGAACTTCCACCATTGAAGTGCTTGAAGTAAGTCAATCCTTCTCTGTTAAATCTTGATCAATTAAATGTATCCCCATCTGAGAAACGCTTGTGTGAAATGGGGATAATATTGTTTCGCTATTTCAGTTTTATCACAGGACGTCATATTGTGATAAATTTTTCACTTTATATACAGTAATTGACTGTGAATAGCAAAACAATATCATTCCCGTTTCACACAAGTTTTTCTCCGGAATGCTTCATGCACTTGTATCAAAGGAGCACTGCAAGTATACTGTCTTTATATGACAACGTCATAAGCACTTTCTAGAAGAGTGTATAATACAATTTGAGGGGGTGTGAATAGcactattcttttttaaaactataTAATAATGTAATATTATATGTAATccattgattaattaattaattaatggggTCTTTGTATTACACTTTACAGCTTAGGGTTACATATATGGGGGAAAAGACAGTGGTGGCTAGCTTGACATGTAGCAAAAGAACGGACACAATGGTAAAATTGTGTGAGGTCTTCGAATCTTTGAAGCTCAAAATCATTACAGCAAATATTACTGCTTTCTCTGGGAGAGTCTTGAAGACAGTCTTCATTGAGGTAATTAAACTCACTTTGCTAAATTGCTTATTACTTaagtaaactttttttttgggggtgagTTTATCCTttatttagtttaatatttttagTGTTGTGGGGTTCTTGGTTGGCATATAAAAATGGAACTTTGTGACAACGCTGCGTGGTTTAATTCTATATGCGTCCCAGGCACCATACCAAATATATCATGTGATTTAGTACGGTCCCAAAAGGGTGCTCTCAAGAATTGAGGGAGGGGAATGAGAACAAAGGGCCTTCTTTTCTATATGATAGTGactaaatttaatttttgaaatgttTGAAATATCTAAAGTAGAAGGGGTTTTTAGGTTTCGATTTCGGATCTTAAGTATTTGGATTTGACCATATTATATAATGTTTAATAAGTACACATTAACTGTTAGAAAacgtataaaaataaaaaaaatgtcataAGTATTACCCGTAAACAAATTTGAACTTCAGAAcaaaacttttatttaatcaaACTAACAAGAGTAATTAGTTGAGTAAAATAAtgacaaataataataataaagaggTAGAATTTGAGGGTCCACAGGCACAAGAATTGGAAACCAATGGAGAGCACTTTTACTAAAGTGGACGATCCATTACATGATACGGGCTGCTAAGGGCAATGATTGATTGGTGTAATCCAGAGTGTTCGAATAATACCAGTCGATGAGCAAAAGTGAGGAAACGACCCCATTTGGATTGCATTTTCTCTTTaacattttcccttttttgctCTAACTTCATTTTCATCACCTCTCTTGCTCTCATCTCCTCCTCATCAATCGCCTTTTATTTTggtaattaagaaaatgagCACATTGTTTGGGCGACTGTTCCTAGTAAaatctatataaaaaatctcATAACGCACTTTTTTATTAGATATAGAAATTTGAAGATCGAACTGAGTTTTCTTGTACGTCCGTGAGACCGAAAAACTTAGGGCATagagtttttttaatatatatatatatatatatattgtgagATCAAGGTCCgtgaaataatttttgtttttttcaataagatgtttttttttaaaaacttttatGTTTGATAATGGAAGTTGAATACATCAATTATTCCCAAAGCGAACAAAAAGGAAATCTCGTACTTGAAATTGTTGTGGAAGTGTGATGTCAATAGTCAGTGGATAAGCTCTGGTCAATGGTTACAAAGAAACATGTTTCCCATATGGGAGAAGTTTCGAAGAAAATATATAccagcaaccaaacaaaaattgaatgGTTGGACAAATTTGGAGACCTCGTGgggaatttattttaacataTAATAATTATGCTCCACTATGAATTTTTGGtactagtttttatttttggcttTCATTACAACTACCAATTTTGCTTTAGATGGGTTACTTGTTAAGTTTTTCTTGGTTTAGATTTGTCACACAATATTAGGCACAAAAGACTTTTAAGTATATGATAGTGTTGGAACATACAGTTGACTTTCAATCGTTAATTCACGAGGAGTTCATTTTAATCATGGATCGAAAATCGTTCACACAGAACGtataaaagtataaaaaaatttaaagcgCGGTCATATCAACATCATGTATAGAAGTTTCGATACCGAAAATATTGAATGTCCAACTTAGTAGGTTAGCCCTCAAAGTAGGAAAGAGCAAAAGGGATAGATGGTGTCAAAATCATATGTTGATTAAAATCTGATAAGTAAACTTTGTGTTGAAAGCTTTCCCTCTGGTTATGTGTTGGGTGGATAAGGCTTCCCAATCCTTGAATATTCAGCCAAAACATTACTAATGGTCCCAAGTTGTACCTTCTGTGATATGAATTATTGTTgcactttatttttcttgccttgtttttgttgttttctccAGGGCAAAAGCAAGACACACCTTAAAAGTATGATGGTTGCATTACATCTGCACATTTATGCTCCTAATATtccttttacattttttttatttataaagtttTTAAATGGATTTTGGTGCAACAAAAACTATGATTCTGTGTCCACACCATCTCCCCtcttactttttatttatttatttattattatatattttctctcaattttgttttttccccgTTCTCTttgttcatatatatattcaacttCTGCAAGTTGCAAATGACGAAAATAATCAAAACACGCGTTAAATACTTTATGTTTGTGATGACGCCATCATGATTATTCTTTCAATGAGTCATGTTTTAAAGATGTTAAGTTTTGTCCACACGTGAAATTATTCTTTCATCACTTACGTCATCatcatataataaaattctatcgcatttttattaaaaaaaatcatcgtATAATATGGGGCCGGGGCACCTAAGATGTATCACATGtcattaattttgtcttcatagagctttaatcaattttaattaacttgttaatttggtttatttttgcaggcagatgaagaagaaaaagatcaTTTGAAGATTAAAATTGAAACAGCCATTGCAGCTTTGAATGATCCACAAAGCCCCATGAGCATATAATTATGACAACAAACTTATCCATGAATGAAGTTTCATTTTTCACATCACTGCTGTTAGTGTTGTTGTTGGTTGTCACCatctccatcttcttcttcttcttcttcttctttttcttcttccagaAATGTCTTCTctcttgtttggtttttttttttttggttccttGATGAAAGGCCTTCCTTTGGTCTTGGTTTAGCTTCTGAGAAAATTAACCTAGTTTTTTTATGTTCAAAGCCAGTGTTAAATAATTGCATGATCATGCTGTAAGACACATGTCTTGAATTGAATAATTGGTTGTCTAAAATGCTCCAAGAAAACCCCTTTTGTAAGAATATTTAACCAATCATAAATGGGAGTGGAGGCCAAAGAACATCAAATggaaaaaagggggaaaaaaaaaagagcacaAATTCAAGCCCACAACCTGCGACACTCAAAAGTCTTGAGTTGAATCCACAAAGCAAGCCCCACACAATCATTTCAGCTAACACTTTGGGTCTGATTTAGGTCCAATCAATTTTATCCATGGGCTGGGACCAGGAGAAACCAAGAAAGTTGATGTAATAAAGGAAAATTGAGGATTATTATCTAAGGGTATGAATACAAATGTGGTATCTCTAGTATTActctttaattttgaattaaagTATTATGTTTAAGgaataaagaaaacatgaagTTAAGGTTCTATCCCAAAATCAATTCGTCATGAGAAATAGCCTAACTCTTTATAAGTCGttaggtttctcaactttctaATGTGGGATATTTTtcaccttcacattctcacatgtCCCTACACGTGTGGTCAAGCCTAACATGTAGATAACACATATTAGTTACGTGAAACATGTGTGGTCGTTGGGCTTTCATAAGTAGGCAAACCCGCTATGATATCATGAAgaaagttgaggttccactccaaaaccaatttagaaaaaaatttctttctttttcatgtgaAAACTATGAATATATACAAAACTTAAGAGCGGTCCTGAAATAATCAGAGTCGGTATGGCAACAACCCAGAGGCACAAAATGTTTAAAGTTGGCCCCTAcatatcaaataaaaaaccaaaaaaagaaaaaaaaaatttcaagttttggaGGGTAGAAATCGGGAtagagaggggagagagagaaagagtgagagtttaattttaatattttattcatattttaatcaattttgatacaaaaatactattttgccccgcatttaacagaaaagttaaaaaaattgacggtaggaccatttgtcctaacaaaactaaagttaagGACTCACGATAACTATTTtagaaattgaggtactcaaatgcaaattgaGTCTAAATTCAGAGACTAATAAAACTATTAACGCAGAGTTGGTGCTAAAACCggataattttgtttttaaaccTCAAAATTTCAGAGCATCCCCCATTCCGCTCGTAAAATTCTTGAACTCGAAAAATTTCAGagcttttctcttctctttcgTCTTCTCTCTTCTCGCTCTCTCATGGACTCTCTGCTCGCTAACTACGCCTCTTctgacgaagaagaagatccaCAACAGCCTTCCAAACCCGCAGCTTTGCCCTCAAAACCCAGCTCTGaaccttcttcctcttcctctctcttttcttctctacccaaacccaaaccccAAACTTCCTCTCTCTTCCAGTCCCTTCCCCAACCGAAACAAACCCAAACTAAACCATCAAATCTTCGTCATGATGATGACGACGATGATGAAGACCAAGATTCAAAACCCACCTCCAAACCCTTGTTCTCTACACTTCCTCCGCCCAAATCCCAAATCCCAAATAAACCCATTACCAATATCTCATCCTCAGACCGAAACCCTAAAAGGGTCGTCCAATTCAAGCCTCCCATTAGCTCTTATTCGATGAAGTCGTCCCAATTGGACGACGAagatgacgatgatgatgaagaagaagaaaggcgAAGGCAAAAAGCGTCTGAATCCTCCGCTCAAACATCGTCCGGGAAGTTCATATTTTCTCTTCCAGCGCCTAGGTACTCCGCCACATTGGGTGCGAGTTCGGGTTTGGGTTCGGGCCGAAGAGCCATTCTTGAAACGGAATCAGTTGGTTCTAAAGTGAAGAGCGATGCAGGGGTGGATCAAAATGGTGCTAGTTATGAGAATCACCAATCAAGTATTGATCAGAATGCAGTTAACTATGAAAGCTATGGAGGTTATGAGACTTACCAATCTGGTATTGATCAAAATGCAGTTAACTATGAAAGCTATGGTGGTTATGAGAGTAACCAATCTGGCAT
The window above is part of the Prunus dulcis chromosome 1, ALMONDv2, whole genome shotgun sequence genome. Proteins encoded here:
- the LOC117614265 gene encoding transcription factor bHLH35 isoform X2 — encoded protein: MDNIGDEYKHYWETNMFLQTQELDSWGLDEAFSGYYDSSSPDGGASSMASKNIVSERNRRKKLNERLFALRAVVPKISKMDKASIIKDAIDYIQELHEQERRIQTEIGELESGRSKKNLGSEFDQELPVLLRSKKKKIEQLYDSGGSRTSTIEVLELRVTYMGEKTVVASLTCSKRTDTMVKLCEVFESLKLKIITANITAFSGRVLKTVFIEVIKLTLLNCLFYMRPRHHTKYIM
- the LOC117614265 gene encoding transcription factor bHLH35 isoform X1, giving the protein MDNIGDEYKHYWETNMFLQTQELDSWGLDEAFSGYYDSSSPDGGASSMASKNIVSERNRRKKLNERLFALRAVVPKISKMDKASIIKDAIDYIQELHEQERRIQTEIGELESGRSKKNLGSEFDQELPVLLRSKKKKIEQLYDSGGSRTSTIEVLELRVTYMGEKTVVASLTCSKRTDTMVKLCEVFESLKLKIITANITAFSGRVLKTVFIEADEEEKDHLKIKIETAIAALNDPQSPMSI
- the LOC117616223 gene encoding ubiquitin carboxyl-terminal hydrolase 36 → MDSLLANYASSDEEEDPQQPSKPAALPSKPSSEPSSSSSLFSSLPKPKPQTSSLFQSLPQPKQTQTKPSNLRHDDDDDDEDQDSKPTSKPLFSTLPPPKSQIPNKPITNISSSDRNPKRVVQFKPPISSYSMKSSQLDDEDDDDDEEEERRRQKASESSAQTSSGKFIFSLPAPRYSATLGASSGLGSGRRAILETESVGSKVKSDAGVDQNGASYENHQSSIDQNAVNYESYGGYETYQSGIDQNAVNYESYGGYESNQSGIDQNVDVEVQLQAGISGSDASNYGSYDVYGSNAGYCGYGQYGNDWVGGSETAALAIPGTDVSAIKVSKKRGRNEVPTEIVEVKQDELMKNRPREDQAKSTGIAFGPSYQPVSTKGKPTKLHKRKHQIGSLYFDMRQKEMELAERRSKGFLTKAETQAKYGW